The Streptococcus marmotae genome contains the following window.
CTTGATCGAAGTAACTGCTTATATCCCAGGTATCGGACACAACTTGCAAGAGCACAGCGTAGTGCTTCTTCGTGGTGGTCGTGTAAAAGACCTTCCAGGGGTACGTTACCATATCGTTCGTGGTGCACTTGATACTGCAGGTGTAAACGATCGTAAACAAGGCCGTTCTAAATACGGTACAAAACGTCCAAAAGGGTAAGAAAGGGGATATAGATAAATGAGTCGTAAAAACCAAGCGCCTAAGCGCGAAGTATTGCCAGATCCGCTTTACAATTCAAAATTAGTAACACGTTTGATCAACCGCGTTATGCTTGACGGAAAACGTGGTACAGCGGCTTCTATCGTATATGGTGCCTTTGATCAAATCAAAGAAGCTACTGGAAACGATGCACTTGAAGTATTTGAAACAGCGATGGAAAACATCATGCCTGTACTTGAAGTCCGTGCACGCCGTGTTGGTGGTTCTAACTACCAAGTCCCAGTTGAAGTTCGTCCAGAACGTCGTACAACTCTTGGACTTCGTTGGTTGGTAACTATTGCACGTAACCGTGGTGAACACACAATGGTTGACCGTCTTGCAAAAGAAATCATGGATGCAGCAAACAACACAGGTGCAGCTGTTAAGAAACGTGAAGATACTCACCGTATGGCAGAAGCAAACCGCGCATTTGCACACTTCCGTTGGTAATATAGGATATGAAGGCGTAAAGCAAATGCTAGCCAAAATAGGAAATTCGACGAAGAGTTTTAAAACTCTAGGAGAATTTATCTTTTTGGCAGACATTTGTAGCCTGAATTCAATTAAGATGTGAGGACGTTAAGAAAGTTCAAGGAAAAATAGAAAATCTTTGCAGAACGCTTGAGCGTTCAAGAAGATTTGTCTTTTTTCCAAAACTTTTAGTCCGAACTCAATTACATTAAGATACAGAAGACGTAGAGAGCAAGGGCAAAATAGGAAAACTAACAACGAAGCTTCAGCTTCTAGGAAGTTTTGTCTCTACTAAAGGGAGCCACATCTGTAATTAGCTAAAGCTACAACAGTTGCGTCTCTTTTTGGCAGACATTTGTAGCCTGAGTTCAATTCAATTAAAATGTGAGGACTTTTCGTCCAAACTCAACTAGCAAAATTGCTCAGCAGTATCTTTTTACCACTTTACAAAAAAGCATTTGAGAACGGGTAGGTCCTGCCTATCCGTTCTTTTCTAAAATATGCTATAATAAGATGTAACTAAATTTAACTAAAATAGGAGAACATAATGGCACGCGAATTTTCACTAGAAAAAACTCGTAATATTGGTATCATGGCCCACGTCGATGCCGGTAAAACAACAACAACAGAGCGTATTCTTTACTACACTGGTAAAATCCACAAAATCGGTGAAACACACGAAGGTGCGTCACAAATGGACTGGATGGAGCAAGAGCAAGAACGTGGGATCACGATCACCTCTGCTGCGACAACTGCACAATGGAACAACCACCGCGTAAACATCATCGACACACCAGGACACGTGGACTTCACCATCGAAGTACAACGTTCTCTTCGTGTATTGGACGGCGCGGTAACCGTTCTTGACTCACAATCAGGTGTTGAGCCACAAACTGAAACAGTTTGGCGCCAAGCAACTGAGTACGGAGTTCCTCGTATCGTATTCGCCAACAAAATGGATAAAATCGGTGCAGACTTCCTTTACTCAGTCAGCACACTTCATGAGCGCTTGCAAGCAAATGCTCACCCAATCCAATTGCCAATCGGTGCAGAAGATGATTTCCGTGGAATCATTGACTTGATCAAGATGAAAGCTGAAATCTATACAAATGACCTTGGTACAGATATTCTTGAAGAAGATATTCCAGCTGAATACCTTGAGCAAGCACAAGAATACCGTGAAAAATTGGTAGAAGCAGTTGCTGAAACTGATGAAGATTTGATGATGAAATATCTCGAAGGTGAAGAAATCACAAAC
Protein-coding sequences here:
- the rpsG gene encoding 30S ribosomal protein S7: MSRKNQAPKREVLPDPLYNSKLVTRLINRVMLDGKRGTAASIVYGAFDQIKEATGNDALEVFETAMENIMPVLEVRARRVGGSNYQVPVEVRPERRTTLGLRWLVTIARNRGEHTMVDRLAKEIMDAANNTGAAVKKREDTHRMAEANRAFAHFRW